In Cyprinus carpio isolate SPL01 chromosome B16, ASM1834038v1, whole genome shotgun sequence, the following are encoded in one genomic region:
- the pogzb gene encoding pogo transposable element derived with ZNF domain b, protein MDADLFMECEEEELEPWQQQNSMDDSGGNAESSTPTVSSTPAAKVDIPAEPKTVVIPNLPTVVNTANTVPLITNTLTQRVVPAAVPADIPKAVQGQQVILAPGGGGLGTVALSQILLPGTTQMANAANSQPIYFTTQGLPVQNIHPVQPGQSPMSLVLNVQQGQTVRPITLVQAPGTQIFKPAVGATQIITQPAQIRTGAPVANRVQTPSTFSTMQIPATLTIRTTTAVAPPAASSLPTMSSTTITQPSAARTTTKILTIKPGNGPLDMQNIMSLVKSVNLPGGAQAQTFVVMSNQKTNNGPIVSSAVPVMTQNVVQTIPITHTTASTTTHLCPRCGAQFKMIEALRSHMCFCCPDLAQTDTNSTATAVSTPATPPKSLSVVPSIKQDSPPTKAGDTQNRLVMLVDDFYYGTFEGNRVYVPMDNSKEPLSFKCLTCNKRLKNNIRLMNHMKYHVELEQQNGEMDTHTSCQHCFRRFPTPFRLQCHLESVHTAIESSTKCKICEWSFESEPVFLQHMKNTHKPGEMPYVCQVCEYRSSFYSDVFNHFRTWHEDTRHLLCQYCLKVFKHSTSYQQHYNRHQKSTVYHCNKCRLQFLFTKDKVEHKINHHRTFRKPCELEGLQPGTKVTIRAYVGLKKSPGQASSKSSTNIQKNSNSSTQTCSGDQQSQRHGPGKKQVSKMFDFLSRFQEQRALMGRHKCVECTFDIPDFANHYPTYVHCSLCFYSTCCSRAYANHMINNHVPGRVPKTSKKGPPSGVKLSCAGCEYSTALGNLMAKHLIKFPSHSYCIFTRKECLETDIEFCQVEEEVEGPQGDEASDVGTQPDWLSMKQWSVPKEEGTVPEFMDSCGPQHIMARNSDVLDYFQLIFPDILFEQIVFETNAYASYCCSLGQGDPSWKPVSVEEVKGFFGLSILMGIQGLGEPELYWSWDHHHGRYGSRTWELFYRTMSVERFKQIGTHIRMSSMLVENDNQSADKLSFFQPMLSILQTSMRDAYRPNKCLTVDQAFLPSHDKGIAQEKSKNNQPRIWLLCDSKSGYCHKLLVLTRQEKNKDLGKSVVSQLIEGLEGKHHHIFLSSSLASVPLMKELYDVGIFCSSSVLPQSPVLPKEFWDEPLLKNQGDFQQYEFAPLLATRWKDNKQLVCLSTNADAGHPDVVWRRSPTKIGELCAVERPQAFKLLQDNMRGVDICNQLLTCNQLGGLVLDTNWRRLFWFLVNLSIINSFIVLRETRKDSPPGWLQGGHFSQAIYRKRLGYQLAKCAARFSRQNQVHDSMQQIVKKENPDMQEGVRHRLAKLTRRTRRCKVCNLKNMRHESVYGCTACHVNLCKRSCCFWDFHGFSPNFQGNPKVGFVDTKREGTEPGLKYRTEMLERGLKRSSADIKNSSGADVGLDEDVDQEMAPLEDEDTDSDSEKTESDEDMPHETAARQEVEVTVTNTLTPPVKNREETLSIHQRRILLLALCSGVQKAAKEMDTKHQLIKTWLQDKEDQLNECSSTSCGEAVDRLVEWVLTQREQQRPINEAKLFEKASELQSQTNEINSFRISYEWAVSFMILHKLGLDTPFTVDRELPNAMEENCRHYTELVHSKIKTNNIPQCVFGAMDQLSVFVDFKILNENTRINRETAFQFTGFGKPFIKIYLSMLANGTMLPAVLFTSQSTNALSKSPPDSILLMAKEEGFSAAEELEIWATKVWKQHLDSQNENDALLVMDSHHSQTSESIISTVSSNRTFPAIVPAGCTGRHQPLEMCVRPVLQRLLLARWAQQPINCASGVQRKDLVELLISWLEEAMSCFSGRPEFIQHSFCMARLLPDQEAHTNLPGSPLELLNMLSAATLETEVVDLDSEEEEPMDAHTVDKVSQVTEKIDLTQEPEDEVSQTKDEDVMPIEIKNTEQQKKRTDECLEIASESTDVSHSSPESETHSHNSEQDQFSESGQDANAYQTDSANR, encoded by the exons ATGGATGCGGATTTGTTTATGGAGTGCGAGGAGGAGGAGCTGGAACCATGGCAACAGCAAAATTCAATGGATGATTCAGGGGGAAATGCAGAAAGCAGTACTCCCACTG TGTCTTCAACTCCCGCCGCGAAGGTTGATATTCCAGCTGAGCCTAAAACCGTGGTGATCCCAAACCTACCAACTGTAGTAAATACAGCAAACACAGTTCCGCTGATCACAAATACAT tgactCAACGTGTAGTTCCTGCCGCTGTCCCGGCGGATATTCCTAAAGCAGTGCAAGGGCAGCAGGTCATCTTGGCGCCGGGAGGAGGAGGGCTTGGCACTGTGGCTCTGTCACAGATTCTTTTGCCTGGCACAACTCAGATGGCCAATGCTGCCAACAGTCAGCCGATTTACTTTACCACACAG GGTCTTCCTGTCCAGAATATCCATCCTGTGCAGCCTGGCCAGAGCCCAATGAGTTTGGTACTGAATGTCCAACAGGGCCAGACTGTTCGTCCCATTACATTAGTCCAAG CACCTGGCACACAAATTTTCAAACCAGCTGTTGGAGCAACCCAAATAATTACCCAGCCAGCTCAGATAAGGACTGGAGCTCCCGTTGCAAACAGAGTACAAACGCCCAGCACTTTTAGCACCATGCAGATACCTGCTACTCTCACCATTCGTACCACAACAGCAGTCGCCCCTCCTGCAGCCAGTTCTCTGCCCACCATGTCGTCTACAACAATTACCCAGCCCTCCGCAGCACGAACCACGACTAAAATCT TGACAATAAAGCCAGGAAATGGACCCTTGGACATGCAAAATATAATGAGCCTTGTGAAATCAGTGAATCTTCCTGGTGGGGCTCAAGCGCAGACATTTGTTGTCATGAGCAATCAAAAGACCAACAATGGCCCTATAGTTTCCTCTGCTGTACCTGTCATGACACAAAATGTTGTCCAAA CAATCCCTATTACACATACAACAGCATCAACAACTACTCATTTGTGTCCTCGTTGTGGAGCTCAGTTTAAAATGATTGAGGCTCTACGGAGTCATATGTGT TTCTGCTGCCCAGATCTGGCCCAGACTGACACGAACAGTACTGCAACTGCTGTGAGCACTCCAGCCACACCGCCTAAAAGCCTCTCTGTTGTGCCCAGTATCAAGCAGGATAGCCCACCTACAAAGGCCGGAGATACCCAGAACAGACTTGTCATGCTGGTGGATGATTTCTACTATGGCACATTTGAAGGGAATCGAGTCTATGTACCAATGGACAACTCAAAAGAACCATTGTCATTCAAATGCCTCACCTGTAATAAGAGACTGAAGAATAATATTAG ACTAATGAATCATATGAAGTACCATGTTGAGCTGGAGCAGCAAAATGGggagatggacacacacacatcctgccaGCACTGTTTCCGACGCTTTCCCACACCATttcgtcttcagtgtcacctggaGAGTGTCCACACTGCTATTGAGTCATCTA CCAAGTGTAAAATATGTGAGTGGTCCTTTGAGAGTGAGCCAGTGTTCCTGCAGCACATGAAGAACACCCACAAACCTGGAGAGATGCCTTATGTGTGCCAG GTGTGTGAATACCGCTCCTCCTTCTACTCGGATGTGTTTAACCACTTTCGTACTTGGCATGAGGATACCCGCCACCTCCTGTGCCAGTACTGCCTTAAGGTTTTCAAGCATTCCACCAGTTACCAGCAGCACTATAATCGTCACCAG AAGTCAACAGTTTACCACTGTAACAAATGCCGTCTTCAGTTCCTGTTCACAAAAGACAAAGTTGAGCACAAAATCAATCACCACAGGACTTTCCGAAAGCCTTGTGAATTGGAGGGACTCCAGCCTGGgacaaaa GTAACCATTAGGGCATATGTTGGGCTTAAGAAGTCGCCAGGTCAGGCATCTTCAAAATCATCTACTAACATTCAGAAAAATAGTAATAGCAGTACACAAACTTGTAGTGGTGACCAGCAATCACAAAGACATGGACCTGGAAAGAAACAGGTCAGCAAGATGTTTGACTTCTTGTCCAGGTTCCAAGAGCAGAG GGCACTGATGGGCAGACATAAGTGTGTGGAGTGCACTTTTGACATCCCAGACTTTGCAAATCACTACCCTACTTATGTTCACTGCTCACTCTGCTTCTATAGCACTTGCTGTTCTCGTGCTTATGCAAACCACATGATCAA cAATCATGTTCCTGGAAGAGTCCCAAAAACTTCTAAAAAGGGGCCACcaag TGGTGTGAAGCTGAGCTGTGCAGGTTGTGAATACTCCACTGCTCTAGGGAACTTGATGGCCAAACATCTCATTAAGTTCCCTTCTCACTCCTACTGTATCTTCACTCGTAAAG AGTGTTTGGAGACAGATATTGAGTTCTGCCAggttgaggaggaggtggagggtcCACAAGGGGATGAAGCTAGTGATGTTGGGACACAGCCTGACTGGTTGTCCATGAAGCAGTGGAGTGTGCCCAAAGAGGAAGGAACTGTGCCAGAATTCATGGACAGTTGTGGCCCGCAGCATATAATGGCCAGGAATAGCGATGTCCTCGACTACTTCCAGCTTATTTTTCCCGACATCCTTTTTGAGCAGATTGTTTTTGAGACCAATGCCTATGCCTCTTATTGCTGCTCTCTGGGGCAGGGGGACCCTTCCTGGAAACCCGTGTCTGTAGAGGAAGTCAAAGGCTTCTTTGGACTCTCTATCCTCATGGGCATTCAAGGCCTGGGGGAGCCAGAGTTATACTGGTCCTGGGACCACCACCATGGCCGCTATGGCTCCAGAACATGGGAGCTCTTTTACAGGACCATGTCAGTCGAACGCTTCAAACAGATCGGCACTCACATCCGAATGAGCAGCATGCTTGTGGAGAATGATAACCAGAGTGCTGACAAGTTGTCCTTTTTTCAGCCCATGCTGAGCATCCTGCAGACAAGCATGCGAGACGCCTACAGGCCAAACAAATGTCTGACAGTCGATCAAGCTTTTCTACCGAGCCATGACAAGGGAATCGCTCAGGAGAAGAGTAAAAATAACCAGCCGAGGATATGGCTACTGTGTGACTCAAAGTCAGGCTACTGCCATAAACTGCTGGTCTTAACGCGTCAGGAGAAAAACAAAGACCTGGGAAAATCAGTTGTTTCACAACTCATAGAGGGCCTTGAGGGTAAACATCACCACATCTTCTTGTCCAGCTCACTTGCGTCTGTGCCACTCATGAAGGAGCTGTATGATGTTGGAATATTCTGCTCCAGCTCCGTCCTCCCTCAAAGTCCAGTTTTGCCCAAGGAGTTTTGGGATGAACCTCTGCTGAAAAATCAAGGAGATTTCCAACAGTATGAATTCGCCCCACTTCTCGCCACCAGATGGAAAGATAACAAGCAGCTGGTATGTCTCTCCACAAATGCTGATGCAGGACATCCGGACGTGGTGTGGAGGAGATCTCCCACTAAGATAGGAGAGCTTTGTGCTGTTGAAAGACCCCAGGCCTTCAAGCTGCTCCAGGACAACATGCGTGGTGTCGACATCTGTAATCAGCTCCTGACGTGCAACCAACTTGGCGGGCTGGTTCTCGACACCAATTGGCGGCGTCTCTTTTGGTTTCTTGTCAACTTGAGCATCATCAACTCTTTCATTGTCCTACGGGAGACCCGCAAAGACAGTCCACCTGGGTGGCTTCAAGGGGGGCATTTCTCCCAGGCCATCTACCGTAAACGTCTGGGGTACCAGCTGGCCAAGTGTGCTGCAAGATTTTCTCGCCAGAACCAAGTCCACGATAGCATGCAGCagattgtaaaaaaagaaaatccggACATGCAAGAAGGGGTCAGACATCGATTAGCCAAACTTACCCGTAGGACAAGGAGATGTAAAGTTTGCAACCTAAAAAACATGCGTCATGAGAGTGTATATGGCTGCACAGCGTGCCATGTGAATCTGTGCAAACGTTCTTGCTGCTTCTGGGACTTCCATGGTTTCTCACCTAATTTCCAAG GTAACCCAAAGGTGGGATTCGTTGACACCAAGAG GGAAGGCACAGAGCCTGGACTTAAATACAGAACTGAAATGTTGGAAAGAGGCCTGAAAAGATCTTCAGCCGACATCAAAAACTCAAGTGGCGCCGATGTTGGTCTAGATGAAGACGTGGACCAGGAAATGGCCCCTCTGGAAGATGAAGATACTGACTCAGACTCTGAGAAGACTGAAAGCGATGAAGACATGCCACATGAAACAGCGGCTAGACAGGAGGTAGAGGTAACAGTAACCAATACACTTACACCACCTGTGAAAAACAGAGAGGAGACTCTGTCTATTCATCAGCGTCGAATACTACTCCTTGCACTGTGCTCTGGGGTCCAGAAAGCGGCTAAAGAAATGGACACCAAACATCAGCTCATCAAGACTTGGCTTCAAGACAAAGAGGAtcaattaaatgaatgcagcagCACGAGCTGTGGAGAGGCCGTTGATCGTCTGGTGGAGTGGGTTTTGACTCAACGGGAACAGCAACGTCCAATCAATGAGGCAAAACTATTTGAAAAAGCTTCAGAGCTCCAAAGCCAAACCAATGAGATAAATTCTTTCCGTATTTCATACGAATGGGCTGTGAGCTTCATGATACTGCACAAATTGGGCTTAGATACCCCTTTCACAGTAGATCGGGAACTCCCTAACGCCATGGAGGAAAACTGCCGTCACTACACAGAGTTGGTCCacagtaaaataaagacaaacaacatTCCACAGTGTGTCTTTGGTGCTATGGACCAGCTTTCTGTTTTTGTGGACTTTAAAATTCTGAATGAGAATACCAGAATAAACAGAGAGACTGCTTTTCAGTTTACTGGGTTTGGGAAGCCCTTCATAAAGATTTACCTTTCAATGCTCGCAAATGGTACAATGCTACCTGCAGTGCTCTTCACAAGTCAGAGCACAAACGCGCTGAGCAAAAGCCCACCAGACTCAATCCTACTTATGGCCAAGGAGGAAGGTTTCAGTGCAGCAGAAGAGCTAGAAATTTGGGCCACCAAAGTGTGGAAGCAGCATCTTGACTCACAGAATGAAAATGATGCCCTGCTGGTTATGGATAGCCATCATAGCCAAACATCTGAGAGCATCATATCCACAGTCAGTAGCAACAGAACCTTCCCCGCCATAGTTCCAGCTGGCTGTACGGGCAGACATCAACCTCTAGAGATGTGTGTACGCCCTGTGCTGCAAAGGTTACTTCTAGCTCGTTGGGCACAACAACCTATCAACTGTGCATCTGGGGTTCAGCGTAAAGATCTGGTGGAGCTTCTCATATCCTGGTTGGAAGAGGCCATGTCTTGCTTCTCTGGTAGGCCTGAATTTATTCAACACTCATTCTGCATGGCTCGCCTGCTTCCTGATCAGGAAGCACATACGAATTTGCCTGGTTCACCTTTGGAGCTATTAAATATGCTGTCGGCGGCCACACTTGAAACTGAAGTTGTAGATCTTGACTCAGAAGAAGAAGAGCCAATGGACGCACACACTGTAGACAAAGTGAGCCAAGTAACAGAGAAAATTGATTTGACACAGGAGCCAGAGGATGAAGTCAGTCAAACAAAGGATGAAGACGTAATGccaattgaaataaaaaacacagaacaacaaaagaaaagaactgATGAATGTTTAGAAATTGCAAGTGAATCCACAGATGTCTCACATTCATCCCCTGAATCAGAGACTCATTCACACAACTCTGAACAAGATCAGTTCTCAGAATCTGGTCAGGATGCTAACGCTTACCAGACGGACTCGGCAAACAGGTGA
- the LOC109104966 gene encoding retinol dehydrogenase 13 isoform X1: protein MRDQVTSDRVNYGAVFALAAISFMLLRKWIAGGVCKSRASLDGKTVVITGANTGIGMETAKDMARRGARVVMACRDLTRAENAAEYIRRSTGNGNVVIRHLNLASLYSVREFAKEFIATEERLDILINNAGVMMCPKLITEDGFETQLAVNHLGHFLLTNLLLGMLKRSSPSRVVNLSSIAHVGGKIEFDDLFFDKRPYSPLLSYKQSKLASVLFSRELARRMKGTGVSSYCLHPGVIRTELIRHILVRYPVLKIILSLPCILLMKTPWQGAQTSIYCAVTEGLESKSGCYFSDCAEKDPAPEGKDDEVARRLWEESARLVGLNICH from the exons ATGAGGGATCAAGTCACATCTGATCGAGTGAATTATGGCGCTGTCTTCGCGCTGGCCGCAATCA GCTTCATGCTGCTGCGGAAATGGATAGCTGGTGGTGTCTGTAAAAGCCGTGCTTCTCTAGATGGAAAGACAGTTGTGATTACCGGTGCTAACACTGGGATTGGCATGGAAACTGCAAAAGATATGGCTCGTAGAG GGGCTCGGGTAGTGATGGCTTGCCGGGACCTGACTCGTGCTGAGAATGCTGCGGAGTATATTCGACGCTCCACAGGAAATGGCAATGTAGTCATCAGACACTTAAATCTGGCCTCTCTATATTCTGTCCGAGAATTTGCCAAAGAGTTCATAGCAACAGAAGAACGACTGGATATACTTATAAACAATGCAG GTGTTATGATGTGTCCAAAGTTGATCACAGAGGATGGCTTTGAGACACAGTTGGCTGTCAATCACTTGGGACACTTTCTTCTGACTAATCTACTGTTAGGAATGCTAAAGAGATCCTCCCCCAGCCGTGTAGTTAATTTGTCCAGTATTGCACATGTTGGTg GAAAGATTGAATTTGATGACCTGTTCTTTGACAAAAGGCCTTACAGTCCTTTGCTCAGCTACAAACAGAGTAAGCTGGCCAGTGTGCTTTTCTCTAGAGAGCTTGCACGAAGAATGAAAG GTACAGGAGTCTCCTCGTACTGCCTGCATCCAGGAGTGATTCGAACAGAGCTGATTAGGCATATTCTGGTACGGTACCCAGTGCTGAAGATTATACTGTCTTTGCCCTGTATACTGCTGATGAAAACTCCCTGGCAGGGTGCACAGACCTCTATCTACTGCGCTGTCACAGAGGGCTTAGAGAGCAAGTCTGGCTGCTACTTCAG TGATTGTGCTGAAAAAGACCCTGCACCAGAAGGAAAAGATGATGAAGTGGCAAGAAGGCTGTGGGAGGAAAGTGCTCGGCTGGTTGGACTAAACATCTGCCACTGA
- the LOC109104966 gene encoding retinol dehydrogenase 13 isoform X2, whose amino-acid sequence MRDQVTSDRVNYGAVFALAAISFMLLRKWIAGGVCKSRASLDGKTVVITGANTGIGMETAKDMARRGARVVMACRDLTRAENAAEYIRRSTGNGNVVIRHLNLASLYSVREFAKEFIATEERLDILINNAGKIEFDDLFFDKRPYSPLLSYKQSKLASVLFSRELARRMKGTGVSSYCLHPGVIRTELIRHILVRYPVLKIILSLPCILLMKTPWQGAQTSIYCAVTEGLESKSGCYFSDCAEKDPAPEGKDDEVARRLWEESARLVGLNICH is encoded by the exons ATGAGGGATCAAGTCACATCTGATCGAGTGAATTATGGCGCTGTCTTCGCGCTGGCCGCAATCA GCTTCATGCTGCTGCGGAAATGGATAGCTGGTGGTGTCTGTAAAAGCCGTGCTTCTCTAGATGGAAAGACAGTTGTGATTACCGGTGCTAACACTGGGATTGGCATGGAAACTGCAAAAGATATGGCTCGTAGAG GGGCTCGGGTAGTGATGGCTTGCCGGGACCTGACTCGTGCTGAGAATGCTGCGGAGTATATTCGACGCTCCACAGGAAATGGCAATGTAGTCATCAGACACTTAAATCTGGCCTCTCTATATTCTGTCCGAGAATTTGCCAAAGAGTTCATAGCAACAGAAGAACGACTGGATATACTTATAAACAATGCAG GAAAGATTGAATTTGATGACCTGTTCTTTGACAAAAGGCCTTACAGTCCTTTGCTCAGCTACAAACAGAGTAAGCTGGCCAGTGTGCTTTTCTCTAGAGAGCTTGCACGAAGAATGAAAG GTACAGGAGTCTCCTCGTACTGCCTGCATCCAGGAGTGATTCGAACAGAGCTGATTAGGCATATTCTGGTACGGTACCCAGTGCTGAAGATTATACTGTCTTTGCCCTGTATACTGCTGATGAAAACTCCCTGGCAGGGTGCACAGACCTCTATCTACTGCGCTGTCACAGAGGGCTTAGAGAGCAAGTCTGGCTGCTACTTCAG TGATTGTGCTGAAAAAGACCCTGCACCAGAAGGAAAAGATGATGAAGTGGCAAGAAGGCTGTGGGAGGAAAGTGCTCGGCTGGTTGGACTAAACATCTGCCACTGA